GGATCTATTTTTCATCTTGTTCTACTACCAGGACATAGGatacaatctctgtcatcttcaaaatcttgaGATCCGCTTAAACACATATCTAACCCCAAAAGGGAGTCAGTTACAGCGTTGCTCCTGTCGTTGATATCGGGACAAAGGCACacttccaaagaataaatgattctatggatgattatttgtatggtataatCATGAATGAAGCATATTTAAAAGACAGTCAAAAGAATATATTAAGAATGAAAGAATTTTTATTCAAAGAGATGCATTtgattgaaataaagattttgaacacaagtctatttcacaaaaggattcttgttgcccctaggcttaaagcaacaaacgcgttttgaacattactctagaTCAGCTCTAAAAATATagggatctcttccacagtcccattATTCAAAACATTCCCAAGTACATAAGGGTTTGGAAATTTCCATTTCCTAGTTCCCTCTTCAGATATATCATTAAGATTCCCCAATATGTCATTCGGATAGATAGCTAGTGGTTACAACCCTCGGCTGGCCTACATTGACCAATTTGGAAGGCATGCTCACAATGTTCACttcatttttatttctcttttgggTTGACCTTTTGGCGCTTTCTCCCGCATCTATCTTCCTGCTCCTTATTACGTTTTCAATCAATTCACCAGGCATTATCATATCTGAAAAGCTCAGAGTAATGCTTCCCAACATATGGTTAATGAACGaggctttcagagtattgatgaaaagcataGTAGTCTCTTTTTCTATGAGAGGTGGCTGAACTTGCATGGCAACTTTCCTCCACCTTTGTGCGTATTGTCGAAAACTctcattcggtttcttttccatgCTCTGTAAAGTAATCCTATCAAGAGTCATAACCGTCACATGACTATACTGTTTCATAAAAGCTTGTAGTAGATCTTTCCATGAATTGATCTGGGTACGgctcaattggttgtaccatttagATGTTGCCCCAACCAACTTTCTTGGAAACAGTGAATCAATAActggtcattattgacataccCAGTCATTCGTCTGCAAAACAtggtgatgtgagcttcgggacagctagtcccgttatacttttcaaattcagGCATCTTGAACTTGTAAGGAAGTATTAAGTCTGGAACCAAGCTCAGGTCATTGGCGTTAATTCTATGATTATCATCAGCTTTTTTTATTGCCTTGAATTTTTCCTCCAACCACCTATATCGATCCTCGAGTTGTTTTGGCagtttcatctttttttttttccatttcgtTCGAATCAAGAACTACAGGGGTAGTTGGATTACCCTACGGATTGGAGTCTGAGCCTATCAGATAATTCACTGGTGCTGAGGTACTGGCCTGATTTTGCTGAGTTTTGATAATTGGTACACCTTGCAGACATGCCTGTGCATTTGTCGGAGTGAAACCCGGAGGATAGAGAGACTCCTCATTGTCCACCCCAGCATTGATCATGAAGCTTTCCCTCTTTTATATCCCCTTAGTCAGCAATTGGGACAACTGGTTCATCATATTCTTTTGAGACTTTAGCACTTGGTCTCTCATATCTTACCATATCTTCATCAGTTGCTATTGCATTTGTATTTGTAACTGGTCATGCATCTCTCTTTGAAGTTTTTTAAGTCTTTCCAATCTTTGTTCCATATCTTTTGCCTTAGCACGGGTACCGTAACGATGCGTGGTTGGTAAGTTTTTAAcggtttccagattaactgaaatgaTTTCAATTAATTAGGGTCCTTTTGTGAAAATCTAATGTAAATGATacaatgatgcaatgcaatgcaatgcaaatgcatgaaatgaatgcaaaaagaaagaaaggcgttgattctgaattcaattctattagaacaacttttttagaaaacaaattcctttacatcAAACGGATTATATAAGCGGCTTTGTCCTCATATTCCCAGGCGAGAACACCGATCCTTTCGTAAAAGTCAAATCTCGCATGCTTCCAATAAATACTTCCATTAGCTACTTTTGCTTGATCTAGGCCACAATTTATTATCCTTGCGATGTTGATTAGATCCTTTAAGAAAGTTGAGACGTGACGTCTTTCAAATAATCTTTATTGGCTTGAGTCCTCGAGCAATAAAACAAAATCTTGTTTTCCTTCGTGAACTATCAGTCTTTTTCGTTGTGTTTATTTAGACTATATTTggacaaccgtattataatccactttatcaagaaatccgtTCTCCTATGACAAGCTGTTCTATTTAACAATCAAATAtaaatcaacacctcctttctatgatgatgtaatgcaatgcagttataaacaaaacaaaacacgttagcaCAAGAGAACGAACACCTATTCAGATGACCGCCAGTATTTGGCATGGCTCTACCTAGCGTAGGCTCCTAAGTCTTTCTATAT
This window of the Gossypium arboreum isolate Shixiya-1 chromosome 12, ASM2569848v2, whole genome shotgun sequence genome carries:
- the LOC108478002 gene encoding uncharacterized protein LOC108478002; the encoded protein is MINAGVDNEESLYPPGFTPTNAQACLQGVPIIKTQQNQAIIDSLFPRKLVGATSKWYNQLSRTQINSWKDLLQAFMKQYSHVTVMTLDRITLQSMEKKPNESFRQYAQRWRKVAMQVQPPLIEKETTMLFINTLKASFINHMLGSITLSFSDMIMPGELIENVIRSRKIDAGESAKRSTQKRNKNEVNIVSMPSKLVNVGQPRVVTTSYLSE